A section of the Jaculus jaculus isolate mJacJac1 chromosome 6, mJacJac1.mat.Y.cur, whole genome shotgun sequence genome encodes:
- the Glipr1 gene encoding glioma pathogenesis-related protein 1, which translates to MQAILTVVAWVASSVSGFSYMASTLPDIENADFIKECVQIHDKFRSEVNPPARNMLYMSWDPTLARIAKAWAKFCQFEHNPQRAQGHPNFTQVGENIWTGSLSLFSVSSAISDWYNEIKYYDFNTRKCKKVCGHYTQVVWADSYKVGCAVQFCPKVSGLEFPNVAHFICNYGPGGNYPTWPYSRGATCSACPKDDKCLNNLCVNPRRDNVTRYYSVVYPGWPIYSRNRYTSLILIVKSVLLLLSVIITLLVKEKYPNLVLLD; encoded by the exons ATGCAGGCCATACTCACGGTGGTGGCCTGGGTGGCTTCTTCAGTGTCTGGTTTTTCATAtatggcaagcactctgccagatATTGAAAATGCTGACTTCATCAAAGAATGTGTTCAGATTCATGACAAGTTTCGATCAGAAGTGAATCCTCCAGCCAGAAACATGCTGTACATG tCTTGGGACCCAACACTCGCTCGAATTGCAAAAGCATGGGCAAAATTTTGTCAGTTTGAACACAATCCACAAAGAGCACAAGGGCATCCAAACTTTACCCaagtgggagaaaatatctggACTGGATCTTTATCCCTCTTTTCAGTATCTTCAGCCATCTCAGACTGGTACAATGAAATCAAGTACTATGACTTCAACACTAGGAAATGCAAAAAAGTCTGTGGCCATTATACTCAG GTTGTTTGGGCAGACAGCTACAAGGTTGGCTGTGCAGTGCAATTTTGCCCTAAAGTTTCTGGCTTAGAATTTCCCAATGTAGCACATTTTATATGCAACTATGGACCAGG AGGAAATTACCCAACTTGGCCATATAGCAGAGGAGCCACTTGCAGTGCCTGCCCCAAAGATGACAAGTGTCTGAACAATCTCTGTG TTAACCCACGACGAGACAATGTAACAC GTTACTACTCTGTTGTATATCCTGGATGGCCCATATATTCACGTAACAGATACACATCACTCATTCTCATTGTTAAATCAGTACTTCTATTGCTGTCTGTTATAATTACCCTGCTGGTAAAGGAGAAATATCCTAATTTAGTTCTTTTGGACTAA